The following are encoded together in the Acidobacteriota bacterium genome:
- a CDS encoding nitroreductase family protein, producing the protein MNADDFFELLSTARSVRRYSPEPIPDADLAKILYAASRAPSGTNRQPFRFIVLRDGPRARRARRLLGESFRRGWARKTEEEGWNRGSAADPDSPKSRVNRAIQHYVDHFERIPAVIIACYVRYRALTHSEGASVFPACQNLFLMARALGYGACYSGWHHAVAGELREILEIPDNVELSLTITIGKPLGRHGPLRRRPIRDTVFDDGWEQGAEWITDPPGARLSKRR; encoded by the coding sequence ATGAACGCCGACGACTTCTTCGAACTGCTCTCCACCGCGCGTTCCGTGCGGCGCTACAGCCCCGAGCCGATCCCCGACGCGGACCTGGCGAAGATCCTCTACGCGGCGAGCCGGGCGCCGTCCGGTACGAACCGCCAGCCCTTCCGCTTCATCGTGTTGCGAGACGGGCCTCGCGCCCGGCGCGCCCGCCGGTTGCTGGGCGAGTCCTTCCGCCGCGGCTGGGCGCGGAAGACGGAGGAGGAGGGCTGGAATCGCGGATCGGCCGCCGATCCGGACTCGCCCAAGTCGAGAGTCAACCGGGCGATCCAGCACTACGTCGATCACTTCGAGCGGATCCCGGCGGTCATCATCGCCTGCTACGTCCGCTACCGGGCGCTGACCCACTCGGAGGGCGCTTCCGTCTTCCCAGCGTGCCAGAACCTGTTCCTCATGGCGAGGGCGCTGGGCTACGGTGCCTGCTACAGCGGCTGGCACCACGCGGTGGCCGGCGAGTTGCGGGAGATTCTGGAGATTCCGGACAACGTCGAGCTGTCGCTGACGATCACGATCGGCAAGCCCCTGGGGCGCCACGGTCCGCTACGGCGGCGGCCCATCCGGGACACCGTGTTCGACGATGGCTGGGAACAGGGCGCCGAGTGGATCACCGATCCTCCCGGCGCGCGCCTCTCGAAGCGTCGTTGA
- a CDS encoding PQQ-binding-like beta-propeller repeat protein, with product MLARPLLVAALTFSTAALAAQETIEWRHYAADRASTKYSPAAQVDASNVAALEVAWRWVTPDSRVEAQTLAGDLKGTPLMVNDTLYAVSAMNLVSAVDPTTGEELWTYDPKAYERGIPTHGGFTQRGIEFWEHRGMQRIVLVTGTHQLVSLDAKTGKPDLEFGEAGMVDMRGDIGRPDQMRDTGANSPGIVCGDTVLMGMTIMDFALTQEMPAGHIRGYDIRTGQKKWVFHTVPQGDEPGAETWHDESWRYSGNTNVWSWMSCDEETGWVYFGTSTPTSDYYGGHRHGDNLYAESLVAIDTATGEKKWHFQAVRHGLWDYDFPCAPILLDIEVDGELIEAVAQVSKQAFTYVFDRKTGEPVWPIEERKVPESLVPGEWTASMQPFPTKPPPFDRQGVRESDLIDFTPELNAKALEIYRETLLGGPMFTPPTLAGEGRRVMAQLPGQAGGANWGGAAVDPHSGVLFVPSQTRLGTMALIPPTARQPSDRDYLPAFTFPAGPEGLPLVKPPWSRLTAIDLNRGEIVWQAPVGDGPRDHPAIADLDLGPLGAWPLAGLTPGWPMATATLVFVVTSERVRGTYQEENAGLGRRGPSTGFLYAFDKATGEEVWRTELPDTPGGGPMTYVVGGRQFIVVPVGNRGREHSLVAYALPAG from the coding sequence GTGCTCGCTCGTCCGCTTCTCGTTGCCGCCCTCACCTTCTCGACTGCGGCGCTGGCGGCGCAGGAGACGATCGAGTGGCGCCACTACGCCGCCGACCGCGCCAGCACGAAGTACTCGCCGGCGGCTCAGGTCGACGCCTCGAACGTGGCGGCACTCGAGGTCGCCTGGCGCTGGGTGACACCCGACAGTCGGGTCGAGGCGCAGACCCTGGCCGGCGACCTCAAGGGCACGCCGTTGATGGTGAACGACACGCTCTACGCCGTGTCGGCCATGAACCTCGTGAGCGCGGTCGACCCCACGACCGGCGAAGAGCTCTGGACCTACGATCCGAAGGCCTACGAGCGCGGGATTCCAACCCACGGCGGCTTCACCCAGCGCGGCATCGAGTTCTGGGAGCACCGGGGCATGCAGCGGATCGTGCTGGTCACCGGCACCCACCAACTCGTGTCCCTGGACGCGAAGACGGGTAAACCCGACCTCGAGTTTGGCGAAGCGGGAATGGTCGACATGCGCGGCGACATCGGAAGGCCCGACCAGATGCGCGACACCGGTGCGAACTCGCCCGGCATCGTCTGCGGCGACACCGTCCTCATGGGCATGACGATCATGGACTTCGCCCTGACCCAGGAGATGCCGGCCGGCCACATCCGCGGCTACGACATCCGCACCGGCCAGAAGAAGTGGGTCTTCCATACCGTGCCCCAGGGCGACGAGCCCGGCGCCGAGACCTGGCACGACGAGTCATGGCGCTACTCGGGCAACACCAACGTGTGGTCGTGGATGAGCTGCGACGAAGAGACGGGCTGGGTCTACTTCGGCACCAGCACGCCGACCAGCGACTACTACGGAGGCCACCGCCACGGCGACAACCTCTACGCCGAGAGCCTGGTCGCCATCGACACGGCGACCGGCGAAAAGAAGTGGCACTTCCAGGCGGTCCGGCACGGCCTGTGGGACTACGACTTTCCGTGCGCGCCGATCCTGCTCGACATCGAAGTCGACGGTGAGTTGATCGAGGCGGTGGCTCAGGTCAGCAAGCAGGCCTTCACCTACGTCTTCGACCGGAAGACCGGCGAGCCGGTGTGGCCGATCGAGGAACGCAAGGTCCCCGAGAGCCTGGTCCCCGGCGAATGGACCGCGAGCATGCAGCCTTTCCCCACGAAGCCGCCGCCCTTCGACCGCCAGGGCGTCCGCGAAAGCGACCTGATCGACTTCACACCGGAACTCAACGCAAAGGCGCTCGAGATCTACCGCGAGACGCTCCTCGGCGGTCCGATGTTCACGCCGCCCACCCTGGCCGGCGAGGGCCGGAGGGTGATGGCTCAGTTGCCCGGCCAGGCGGGCGGCGCGAACTGGGGCGGCGCCGCCGTCGATCCGCACAGCGGCGTCCTGTTCGTCCCGTCGCAGACGCGCCTGGGCACGATGGCGCTCATCCCGCCGACGGCGCGCCAGCCCTCCGACCGCGACTACCTGCCGGCGTTCACGTTTCCCGCCGGCCCGGAAGGTCTGCCGCTCGTCAAGCCTCCCTGGAGCCGGCTCACCGCGATCGACCTGAACCGGGGCGAGATCGTCTGGCAGGCGCCTGTCGGCGACGGTCCCCGCGATCATCCGGCGATCGCGGACCTCGATCTGGGACCGCTCGGCGCCTGGCCCCTCGCCGGCCTCACGCCGGGCTGGCCGATGGCGACCGCCACGCTCGTCTTCGTCGTCACCAGCGAGCGGGTGCGCGGCACGTATCAGGAGGAGAACGCCGGCCTGGGCCGCCGCGGGCCGTCGACCGGTTTCCTCTACGCCTTCGACAAGGCGACCGGCGAGGAGGTCTGGCGCACCGAGCTGCCCGACACCCCGGGAGGCGGCCCGATGACCTACGTCGTCGGCGGTCGCCAGTTCATCGTCGTGCCCGTCGGCAACCGCGGCCGGGAGCACTCCCTGGTCGCCTACGCGCTGCCGGCAGGTTAG
- a CDS encoding enoyl-CoA hydratase/isomerase, whose product MNYERILLERDGNLATITLNHPEVLNATDARMIAELGDAVLRIRDPESGVRALLLTGAGRAFCSGANLSGRGDQEEGAVNPTARENLRNNYHPLLLSLRDLDMPIVTAVHGAAAGVGMSFALLGDMVCASKQAFFLQAFARIGLVPDGGATFMLPRLIGWGRAVELSMLAERLPADKAFEWGLVNRLYDDQDSLLEGATELAHRLANGPRSLALIRKAYWATWQNVYEQQLDLEARLQAEAGATEDSREGVMAFLEKRPAEFKGR is encoded by the coding sequence ATGAACTACGAACGGATCCTGCTCGAACGGGACGGCAATCTCGCCACGATCACCCTCAACCACCCGGAAGTCCTGAACGCCACGGACGCCCGGATGATCGCCGAACTCGGCGACGCCGTGCTGCGCATCCGCGACCCGGAGAGCGGCGTGCGCGCCCTTCTCCTCACCGGCGCGGGCCGCGCCTTCTGTTCCGGCGCCAACCTCTCCGGCCGCGGCGACCAGGAAGAGGGGGCGGTGAACCCGACCGCCCGCGAGAACCTGCGCAACAACTACCACCCTCTCCTGCTCTCCCTCCGCGACCTGGACATGCCCATTGTCACCGCGGTCCATGGGGCGGCGGCCGGCGTCGGCATGAGCTTCGCGCTGCTCGGTGACATGGTCTGCGCCTCGAAGCAGGCGTTCTTCCTCCAGGCCTTCGCGCGCATCGGCCTGGTCCCCGACGGCGGCGCCACGTTCATGCTGCCCCGCCTGATCGGCTGGGGCCGCGCGGTCGAACTCTCGATGCTGGCCGAACGTCTGCCGGCCGACAAGGCCTTCGAGTGGGGCCTGGTCAACCGGCTGTACGACGACCAGGACTCCCTGCTGGAGGGCGCCACGGAACTGGCTCACCGCCTGGCCAATGGTCCGCGCTCCCTGGCCCTGATTCGCAAGGCGTACTGGGCGACTTGGCAGAACGTCTACGAACAACAGCTCGACCTGGAGGCCAGGCTGCAGGCGGAGGCCGGCGCCACCGAGGACTCCCGTGAAGGCGTGATGGCCTTCCTCGAGAAGCGGCCCGCCGAATTCAAGGGTCGCTGA
- a CDS encoding DUF1801 domain-containing protein has product MAELKTKKNDASVEGFLTGVENERRREDSFVVLEMMKRITGEEPTMWGSSIVGFGSYHYRYASGREGDWPRIGFSPRKQSLTLYVMPGFSNYDDLLSRLGKHRTGKSCLYVNKLADVDMDVLEQLIRSSLDAMREMYPE; this is encoded by the coding sequence ATGGCCGAACTGAAGACGAAGAAGAACGACGCGAGCGTCGAGGGATTCCTGACCGGCGTCGAGAACGAGCGGCGCCGCGAGGACAGCTTCGTCGTCCTTGAGATGATGAAGCGAATCACCGGCGAAGAACCGACGATGTGGGGTTCCTCCATCGTCGGCTTCGGCAGCTACCACTACAGGTACGCGAGCGGCCGTGAGGGTGACTGGCCGCGCATTGGCTTCTCGCCGCGCAAACAGAGCCTGACGCTCTACGTCATGCCCGGGTTCTCGAACTACGACGACCTGCTGTCGCGACTCGGCAAGCATCGCACGGGCAAGTCCTGCCTCTACGTCAACAAGCTCGCCGATGTCGACATGGACGTCCTGGAGCAGCTCATCCGCAGTTCTCTCGACGCGATGCGCGAGATGTACCCGGAGTGA
- the trkA gene encoding Trk system potassium transporter TrkA codes for MSANGHFCVMGIGDMGFHIAEAFGREGRSLTLIDLDPGMSERIEEELDAAFVVGNGAHQAILERANVDRAELFIAASSSEEANLVASVIARNLGAKRCVVRLDTSEDLTVYRRSYERLFGADLLLSPQSLATNAILNIVLGHHTHEVDYLARGRFELRTIQVQIGSTVARLPLSELPLPEDARIVGYFDGEHELSIPGPDLRASPGDLAMVLCRTQSTHEVEELFASRIEHPRTVAIAGGSPAAVAVVKALRNEVKRIRWIERDRRRAEFFAQSFPDVEVLHGDPIDAATMESEGLGRAEVLIAATSHDDSNVVAGLIAQELGVRRVVALIHHTTSRLWKRVGEVELVSPHSLAIDHVRNFVANGYKANLVTLADGAVQVVQRVIHEASPAAGATLADLQAPRGLIVGAVVRGDRVFMPERSNMLRPDDQVILFVHRSQTQMARLLFPGSESEVAS; via the coding sequence GTGAGTGCGAACGGCCACTTCTGCGTGATGGGGATCGGCGACATGGGTTTCCATATCGCCGAGGCCTTCGGTCGGGAGGGGCGGAGCCTCACCCTGATCGACCTCGACCCGGGCATGAGCGAGCGGATCGAGGAGGAACTCGACGCGGCGTTCGTGGTCGGCAACGGCGCCCACCAGGCCATTCTGGAGCGGGCGAACGTCGATCGGGCGGAGCTCTTCATCGCCGCGTCCTCCTCGGAGGAGGCGAACCTGGTGGCGTCGGTGATCGCCCGCAACCTCGGCGCCAAGCGCTGCGTCGTGCGGCTCGACACGTCCGAGGACTTGACCGTCTACCGCCGCTCCTACGAGCGGCTGTTCGGGGCCGATCTCCTCCTCTCGCCCCAGAGCCTGGCGACGAACGCGATCCTCAACATCGTGCTCGGCCACCATACGCACGAGGTCGACTACCTGGCCCGGGGCCGGTTCGAGTTGCGCACGATCCAGGTCCAGATCGGCAGCACGGTTGCCCGCCTTCCGCTCAGCGAGCTGCCGTTGCCCGAGGACGCGCGCATCGTCGGGTACTTCGATGGAGAGCACGAACTGTCGATCCCGGGGCCGGACCTGCGCGCGTCGCCCGGTGATCTGGCCATGGTGCTCTGTCGCACCCAGTCGACCCACGAGGTGGAGGAGCTCTTCGCCTCACGGATCGAGCATCCCCGCACCGTGGCAATCGCCGGCGGCAGCCCGGCTGCTGTAGCGGTGGTCAAGGCGCTGCGGAACGAGGTCAAGCGCATTCGCTGGATCGAGCGTGACCGGCGCCGCGCCGAGTTCTTCGCGCAGTCCTTTCCCGATGTCGAAGTGTTGCACGGCGATCCGATCGACGCCGCGACGATGGAAAGCGAGGGCCTCGGGCGGGCGGAGGTGCTGATTGCCGCCACCAGTCACGACGACAGCAACGTCGTGGCCGGTCTCATTGCGCAGGAGCTCGGCGTGCGCCGGGTCGTGGCGCTCATTCACCACACGACCAGCCGGCTCTGGAAGCGGGTCGGCGAGGTGGAACTCGTTTCGCCGCACTCGCTGGCGATCGACCACGTTCGCAACTTCGTCGCCAACGGCTACAAGGCAAACCTCGTCACTCTCGCCGACGGCGCCGTGCAGGTCGTTCAACGCGTGATCCACGAGGCGAGTCCGGCGGCCGGCGCCACCCTGGCCGACCTGCAGGCCCCCCGCGGCCTGATCGTCGGCGCGGTCGTACGCGGCGACCGCGTGTTCATGCCCGAGCGCAGCAACATGCTCCGCCCCGACGACCAGGTCATCCTCTTCGTCCACCGCTCCCAGACCCAGATGGCCCGGCTGCTGTTTCCGGGCAGTGAGAGCGAGGTCGCGAGCTGA